A section of the Subtercola frigoramans genome encodes:
- a CDS encoding dipeptide ABC transporter ATP-binding protein, with translation MTQTAERATGATTNAVSLGTRGGHLRVSKLNVSFTRGGRSHHVVHDVSFDLGPGSCIAIVGESGSGKSVTALSIVGLTGRNATVTSEALLLDDTDLAQTSEREWKSIRGRRIGFILQDALVSLDPLRPVGKEIDEALRLHNWGNRKTRKKKVIDLLDSVGVPAPEDRARQRPDELSGGLRQRALIASAIALGPDIVIADEPTTALDVTVQAQVLSLIEEMKAQGTSIILISHDLSVVAQLADHILVMKGGFVVESGEATQVLTAPAHDYTKSLINAVPGAHTRDTPLGPPLDIVALPHPAAVREEFLDYEGPVLEATELVKSFRKPDGTRSRVVDGVSFTLERGTTLGIVGESGSGKSTTARLALALSEPDSGSVTLLGRPWTSIPEKQRRRLRKRISVVYQDPLSSFDPRWTAERILLDSLPDQEPLSAQQKRERVLELARRVGLSPEILSRFPLNLSGGQRQRIAIARALAPSPSVIVLDEAVSALDVSIQAQILDLLVELQKQLALSYLFISHDLGVISHMSDQVLVMKDGVVVERGTPDDIFVRPQHPYTQKLVQSLLTLESKG, from the coding sequence ATGACGCAGACGGCAGAGCGCGCAACCGGGGCGACTACGAACGCTGTGAGCCTGGGCACGCGTGGGGGCCACCTTCGCGTCTCGAAGCTCAATGTGAGCTTCACGCGGGGTGGCCGGAGTCACCACGTCGTGCACGACGTCTCGTTCGATCTTGGGCCGGGGTCATGCATCGCCATCGTCGGGGAGTCGGGTTCGGGTAAGAGCGTGACCGCCCTGTCGATTGTGGGGCTCACCGGCCGGAACGCCACGGTGACGTCTGAGGCGTTGCTGCTCGACGACACCGACCTGGCACAGACCTCCGAGCGTGAGTGGAAGAGCATTCGCGGGCGACGGATCGGTTTCATCCTGCAGGATGCGCTCGTTTCGCTCGACCCCCTCCGCCCTGTCGGGAAGGAGATCGACGAAGCCCTGCGCCTGCACAATTGGGGCAACAGAAAGACCCGCAAGAAGAAGGTGATCGACCTGCTCGACTCGGTCGGTGTGCCTGCGCCTGAAGACCGGGCGCGCCAGCGGCCCGACGAGCTTTCGGGCGGCCTCAGGCAGCGGGCGCTGATCGCCTCGGCGATCGCTCTCGGCCCAGACATCGTGATCGCCGACGAGCCGACCACGGCGCTCGACGTGACGGTTCAGGCGCAGGTGCTGTCGCTGATCGAGGAGATGAAGGCACAGGGAACCTCGATCATCCTGATCAGCCATGATCTGTCGGTCGTGGCCCAGCTCGCCGATCACATTCTCGTCATGAAGGGCGGCTTCGTCGTCGAAAGCGGCGAGGCCACCCAGGTGCTGACCGCGCCGGCGCACGATTACACGAAGAGTCTCATCAACGCGGTTCCCGGCGCGCACACCAGGGACACCCCGCTCGGGCCGCCGCTCGACATCGTGGCTCTGCCCCACCCGGCCGCTGTGAGGGAGGAGTTTCTGGACTACGAGGGCCCGGTTCTGGAGGCGACCGAGCTGGTCAAGAGCTTTCGGAAGCCCGATGGCACCCGGAGCCGTGTTGTCGACGGCGTCTCGTTCACTCTCGAGAGGGGCACGACACTCGGTATCGTGGGTGAATCGGGGTCGGGAAAGAGCACGACCGCGCGGCTTGCACTTGCACTCTCAGAACCGGATTCCGGCTCGGTGACGCTGCTCGGGCGCCCGTGGACGTCCATTCCTGAGAAGCAGCGTCGGCGTTTGAGAAAGCGCATCTCCGTCGTGTATCAAGACCCGCTCAGCTCGTTCGACCCGCGCTGGACGGCGGAGCGCATCCTGCTCGACAGCCTTCCCGACCAGGAGCCCCTCAGCGCACAGCAGAAACGCGAACGCGTTCTCGAACTCGCGCGGCGGGTCGGGCTCAGCCCCGAGATTCTCTCCCGATTCCCGCTGAACCTCTCGGGCGGGCAACGCCAGCGCATCGCCATCGCCCGTGCCCTCGCTCCCTCACCCTCGGTCATCGTGCTCGACGAGGCGGTCTCGGCGCTCGACGTCTCGATCCAGGCCCAGATCCTCGATCTGTTGGTCGAACTGCAGAAGCAACTCGCGTTGAGCTACCTCTTCATTTCGCACGACCTCGGGGTGATCAGCCACATGAGCGACCAGGTGCTCGTCATGAAAGACGGCGTCGTGGTCGAACGCGGCACCCCCGACGACATCTTCGTTCGGCCCCAACACCCGTACACGCAGAAGCTGGTGCAGTCGCTGCTCACCCTCGAATCCAAGGGCTGA